AGCATTCTATATGGTCGGCTATCAACCCACATTATTTCCTGGGAAATGCTAAAAGGGAAATAGGAATGCATTAATAAGAGAAAAATTGAGCGCACAAAAAGAGCTCGATCGGAGCAACGGTTGTTTTACACGGGCGTAATGCAACCTAAACCTTGTGCATATTTTTATTGAAAAAATTGTGCGCACGAGAAGATTCGAACTTCCACGGGCATAAGCCCACCACCCCCTCAAGATGGCGTGTCTACCAGTTTCACCACGTGCGCTTGAATTGGGATTGCAAAAATAGAATTAATGATGAATTTTCCATCACATTCTGAAATTAAACTGCTCGCCATATCGAATCTACGAAATAGCCTCTGTCATCTTCGAGGTGCTGATCCACCACAAAACCACATTTTTTGGCTAGAAATTCAATTTCCTGGAGGTCATATTTTTTGGATATTTCGGTTTGGATGGATTCCCATTGTTTCAAATGAATGCGTTCTCCGGCAATGGTTACTTCCTGATCTACAAGGCTAATCAGAGAACTTTTGCACTCTCCTGTATCCGCATTGTAATGAGGGTAGTGGCGAAATTTGGAAACATCAAAATCTGCATCTAGTTCACAATTGATCCTCCGGAGAAGGTTTAAATTGAATTCTGCCGTTACACCCTCTTTGTCATTGTATGCTGCTAAAATGGTGTCAGGATCTTTTTTGAGATCTATCCCTATGAACAAAAGGTCATTTGGATTGATGTCTTTTCTAATTTGGGATAAAAAATTAATGGCTTGATTGGTTGTGAAATTACCAATATTGGATCCAAGAAATAGAATGATATTTCTTTTGCTACTCGAATGACTCAATTCGTCCAGAACCTGAAAATAATCTCCTTGCAGCGGTGAGATTTTTAGTTCGGGTATTTCCAACTTTAAATTTTCCTCCAGTCCCTCCAGTGCATGAGCAGATATGTCAATCGGCATGTATTCAAAATCTGCCTTCTCAGTTATGAAATGCTTTAATAGTACTTTGGTTTTGTAACCATCGCCTGCTCCGAATTCTACCAAATTGAAAGCTTCTCCATTGGGGCTAAAAGCCTTGAGAATTTCTTCTTTCCGGGATTGGAATATTTCATGCTCAGCATTAGTAAGGTAATACTCCTCCAACTTCATGATCTTTTGAAAAAGTTGATCACCCACCTCATTATAAAAATATTTGGAGGAAAGTCTTTTTGGGTTGGAACGCAAGCCTTCCAATACATCTACGAGAAATGTAGAATCAATTTTTGTTTCTATGCTGTCAATCATGCTTTGCAAGTCTGATACCTGAAAAAAGCCAGTTCAGGTGAGGGTGAAAAAAATTGCGGTAAGTAGCTCTGATGTGATCTTTAGGAGTGGCATAGGATCCGCCTCTCAAGACCATTTGGTTGATCATGAATTTTCCATTGTATTCGCCAAGGGCTCCCTCAGCAGTTTTGTAATAGGGATAGGGGTGGTAGGCTGATTGTGTCCATTCCCACAAGTCTCCATAAAACTGATAGTTGTCGGAGCTTTTTGTCATCGGCTTGTAGTTTTCTGATTCGACGAAATTGGCTGCATCAGGTATCGTGGGTTGATAATTTCGGCAGGCCACTTCCCATTCAAATTCAGTAGGGAGTCTCATGTCTTTCCATTGGGCAAAAGCCGCTGCTTCAAATTGACTGACATGACTTACGGGTTCATTTGGGTCGATGGGTTTCAATCCGTGGAGGGTGTATTGGTGCCACTGACCGTCGATTTGATGCCAATGAAAGGGGGCAGTTTTGTTTTCCTTTTGTACCCAATCCCATGCTTCGGAATACCAAAAACGGAAATTTTGGTAGCCTCCATCTTCTATGAATTCTAAATATTCTGCATTGGTGACGAGGCGGTTGGCTATCTGATAGTCATGTAGAAAAACCTGATGTAGACCCAATTCATTGTCAAAGCAAAAGTCATTTCCCTGATGTCCAATCGTGTAAATCCCTTCTTTGATGGGAAGGAAATCTAAGGCTTGAGTTGGTGTCGATAGAGAAGGTGTTGAAGCCAGATAGGATGGGAAAAGGGGATTGGTGCCGAGGATGTATTTGATATCGTATAGAAGGAGCTCTTGATGTTGTTGTTCGTGCTGCAGGCCGATTTCGATGATTTTTTTCTCCTCTGGACTGAGCGATGCTCTGGTGGTAAAGAAGACTGCCATTTGCTCGTCGATATAGGATCGATACTCATATACTTCGTCGACCGTAGGGCGGCTCAGGTTACCTCTGTTGGTTCTCAGGACTCTCTTTCCGACTGTTTCATAGTAGCTATTGAATACATAATTGTATTCAGGATGGTAAATCTGATAGTCCTTTTGATACGGTTCTAAAAGCATTTTTTCGAAGAACCAGGTGGTGTGGCCCAAGTGCCATTTGGGGGGGCTGACATCTACGATAGGCTGTACCACGTAGTCTTCTGCCTTTAGCGGATGGCACAGCTTTTCAGACTGAGCGCGAACTTTGATGTATTTGTCTCGCAAAACTGCGAGACAATTATCTTCTGTTTTTTGAGGTTTTAAAGCTTGGATAGTCAGTGAAATTTGGGGTTTCTACAATTTACCCAATTCTAACGCCAAAATGGAAGGATCGGTTCCGATAGCATTTGGTATTTTTCGTCAAAGCATAAAAAAACCTCTTCAGTAAGAACTAAAGAGGTTTTGAAATTATTATGTTCAACTTCGAAATTATTTCGCAGCTGCAAATCTTTTGTTGACTTCATCCCAGTTGATCACATTGAAGAATGCAGAGATGTAGTCAGGTCTTCTGTTTTGGTAGTTCAAGTAGTACGCGTGCTCCCATACATCTAGACCCAAGATAGGTGT
This is a stretch of genomic DNA from Reichenbachiella ulvae. It encodes these proteins:
- the egtD gene encoding L-histidine N(alpha)-methyltransferase, which gives rise to MIDSIETKIDSTFLVDVLEGLRSNPKRLSSKYFYNEVGDQLFQKIMKLEEYYLTNAEHEIFQSRKEEILKAFSPNGEAFNLVEFGAGDGYKTKVLLKHFITEKADFEYMPIDISAHALEGLEENLKLEIPELKISPLQGDYFQVLDELSHSSSKRNIILFLGSNIGNFTTNQAINFLSQIRKDINPNDLLFIGIDLKKDPDTILAAYNDKEGVTAEFNLNLLRRINCELDADFDVSKFRHYPHYNADTGECKSSLISLVDQEVTIAGERIHLKQWESIQTEISKKYDLQEIEFLAKKCGFVVDQHLEDDRGYFVDSIWRAV
- the egtB gene encoding ergothioneine biosynthesis protein EgtB codes for the protein MRDKYIKVRAQSEKLCHPLKAEDYVVQPIVDVSPPKWHLGHTTWFFEKMLLEPYQKDYQIYHPEYNYVFNSYYETVGKRVLRTNRGNLSRPTVDEVYEYRSYIDEQMAVFFTTRASLSPEEKKIIEIGLQHEQQHQELLLYDIKYILGTNPLFPSYLASTPSLSTPTQALDFLPIKEGIYTIGHQGNDFCFDNELGLHQVFLHDYQIANRLVTNAEYLEFIEDGGYQNFRFWYSEAWDWVQKENKTAPFHWHQIDGQWHQYTLHGLKPIDPNEPVSHVSQFEAAAFAQWKDMRLPTEFEWEVACRNYQPTIPDAANFVESENYKPMTKSSDNYQFYGDLWEWTQSAYHPYPYYKTAEGALGEYNGKFMINQMVLRGGSYATPKDHIRATYRNFFHPHLNWLFSGIRLAKHD